One Tomitella gaofuii DNA segment encodes these proteins:
- the rpe gene encoding ribulose-phosphate 3-epimerase, producing the protein MRQPMIAPSILSADFARLAEEAAIVAGDPAAGDSGAEWLHVDVMDAHFVPNLTLGLPVVQSLLQATEIPLDCHLMIEDPARWAPPYAEAGAHNVTFHAEATDDPAAVARDIRAAGAVAGLAVKPGTPIDPYLEVLREFDTLLVMSVEPGFGGQSFIPDVLDKARAVRRLVDAGELRLLVEIDGGINADTIEQAAEAGVDCFVAGSAVYGAHDPAAAVRGLREQAAAASPHLHLHP; encoded by the coding sequence GTGCGGCAGCCGATGATCGCACCGTCGATCCTGTCCGCGGACTTCGCGCGGCTGGCGGAGGAGGCGGCGATCGTCGCGGGCGATCCGGCGGCGGGCGACTCCGGCGCCGAGTGGCTTCACGTGGACGTGATGGACGCGCACTTCGTGCCCAACCTCACGCTCGGGCTGCCCGTGGTGCAGAGCCTGCTGCAGGCCACCGAGATCCCCCTGGACTGCCACCTGATGATCGAGGACCCGGCGCGCTGGGCGCCGCCCTACGCCGAGGCGGGCGCGCACAACGTCACCTTCCACGCGGAGGCGACGGACGACCCGGCGGCCGTGGCCCGCGACATCCGCGCCGCAGGCGCGGTGGCGGGCCTCGCAGTGAAACCGGGCACGCCCATCGACCCCTACCTGGAGGTGCTGCGCGAGTTCGACACGCTGCTCGTCATGAGCGTCGAACCCGGCTTCGGCGGCCAGTCGTTCATCCCCGACGTGCTGGACAAGGCGCGGGCGGTCCGCCGGCTGGTCGACGCGGGCGAGCTGCGGCTGCTCGTGGAGATCGACGGCGGCATCAACGCGGACACCATCGAGCAGGCCGCGGAGGCCGGGGTGGACTGCTTCGTGGCCGGCTCGGCGGTCTACGGCGCACACGACCCCGCCGCCGCCGTCCGCGGACTGCGCGAGCAGGCGGCGGCCGCATCGCCGCACCTGCACCTGCACCCGTGA
- the fmt gene encoding methionyl-tRNA formyltransferase: MRVIFAGTPEAAVPSLRELIDSPRHEVIAVVTRPDAAAGRGRKTGRSPVGRVADEAGIEVLTPARASDPDFLARLRALAPDCCPVVAYGNLLPADVLAVPVHGWVNLHFSLLPAWRGAAPVQAAIAAGDTMTGAATFLIEPALDTGPVYGVVTEAIGDEDTAGDLLGRLAESGARLLAATMDGIEDGTLTAVPQSGDGVSYAEKISVDGARVQWRHPAHTVDRGVRSVTPDPGAWTMLGEVRLKLGPVRPAGGRGLAPGRVETTKKSVFAGTGTDAVELSWVQPPGKKRMRAADWARGARLTGEETFA; this comes from the coding sequence GTGCGAGTGATCTTCGCGGGAACCCCCGAGGCGGCGGTGCCGTCGCTGAGGGAGCTCATCGACTCCCCGCGGCATGAGGTGATCGCCGTCGTCACCCGGCCCGACGCGGCCGCCGGCCGCGGCCGGAAGACCGGCCGGTCGCCGGTCGGCCGTGTCGCCGACGAGGCGGGCATCGAGGTGCTCACCCCGGCCCGCGCCTCCGACCCGGACTTCCTCGCGCGCCTGCGCGCGCTGGCACCGGACTGCTGCCCGGTCGTCGCCTACGGCAACCTGCTGCCCGCGGACGTGCTGGCCGTGCCCGTGCACGGCTGGGTCAACCTGCACTTCTCACTGTTGCCCGCGTGGCGCGGGGCCGCTCCGGTGCAGGCAGCGATCGCGGCCGGCGACACGATGACCGGCGCGGCGACGTTCCTCATCGAGCCGGCGCTCGACACGGGGCCCGTGTACGGGGTGGTCACCGAGGCGATCGGGGACGAGGACACGGCCGGCGATCTGCTGGGGCGCCTTGCGGAGTCCGGCGCGCGGCTGCTCGCCGCGACGATGGACGGTATCGAGGACGGCACGCTCACCGCGGTGCCCCAGTCCGGGGACGGCGTGTCCTACGCGGAGAAGATCTCCGTCGACGGTGCGCGCGTGCAGTGGCGGCACCCGGCGCACACGGTGGACCGCGGCGTCCGCTCGGTGACTCCGGACCCGGGGGCCTGGACGATGCTGGGCGAGGTGCGGCTCAAGCTCGGGCCGGTGCGACCCGCCGGCGGCCGGGGGCTGGCCCCGGGGCGCGTCGAGACCACCAAGAAGTCGGTGTTCGCCGGGACCGGCACCGACGCCGTCGAACTGAGCTGGGTGCAGCCGCCCGGCAAGAAACGGATGCGCGCCGCCGATTGGGCGCGGGGCGCACGACTCACCGGTGAGGAGACCTTCGCATGA
- a CDS encoding RsmB/NOP family class I SAM-dependent RNA methyltransferase codes for MSVRPDGPDGHPQGGSGRHDRGRSGDGRSRGGRGRPRDDRGRRAGRGPAGRDARETRRREQPALDPPRVAARDTLRAVRERDAYANLVLPRLLRERRITGRDAAFATELAYGACRALGLLDAVIEACAGRPLDRVDPPVVDALRLGVYQLLRTRVAPHAAVSTTVDMVVADSGRGAGGFANAVLRKAAEKTDQQWITQLTPSPETAPVAASAFRHTHPAWIAQAFADALGPAAGELDAALEADNVSPRVHLVARPGAISAEELALVTGGEEGLYSPYAVYLDGGDPGELDPVRDGLAAVQDEGSQLVARAATLAALDGPDGGRWLDLCAGPGGKAALLGAIADIDGAHVDAVEPAEHRAALVRSAVDGLPVTVHAVDGRDSGLDPGYDRVLVDAPCTGLGALRRRPEARWRKSPGDVTDLTRLQRELLGAAAALVRPGGVIVYSTCSPHLAETAGIVLDAQRRHGLTALDARTLVPGAMPGLGDGPFVQLWPHRHGTDGMFVAALRK; via the coding sequence ATGAGCGTACGGCCCGACGGCCCCGACGGCCACCCGCAGGGCGGGAGCGGGCGCCACGACAGGGGGCGCTCCGGGGACGGGCGCTCCCGCGGCGGCAGGGGCAGGCCTCGCGATGACAGGGGTCGCCGCGCCGGGCGGGGCCCCGCGGGCAGGGACGCGCGCGAGACCCGCCGCCGCGAACAGCCGGCCCTCGACCCGCCGCGCGTGGCCGCGCGCGACACGCTCCGCGCGGTGCGGGAGCGCGACGCCTACGCCAACCTGGTGCTGCCGCGTCTGCTACGCGAACGCAGGATCACCGGGCGCGACGCGGCCTTCGCCACCGAACTCGCCTACGGTGCGTGCCGCGCGCTGGGTCTGCTCGACGCGGTGATCGAGGCGTGCGCGGGCCGGCCGCTCGACCGCGTCGACCCGCCCGTCGTCGACGCGCTGCGCCTCGGCGTCTACCAGCTGCTGCGCACGCGGGTCGCCCCGCATGCGGCCGTCTCGACGACGGTGGACATGGTGGTGGCGGACAGCGGCCGGGGCGCGGGCGGCTTCGCCAACGCGGTGCTGCGCAAGGCCGCGGAGAAGACCGACCAGCAGTGGATCACGCAGCTCACGCCGTCTCCGGAGACCGCACCCGTGGCCGCGTCCGCGTTCCGGCACACCCATCCGGCGTGGATCGCACAGGCCTTCGCGGACGCCCTGGGGCCGGCCGCCGGGGAGCTCGATGCGGCGCTCGAGGCCGACAATGTCAGCCCCCGCGTGCACCTGGTGGCCCGGCCGGGCGCGATCAGCGCCGAGGAGCTCGCGCTCGTCACCGGTGGCGAGGAGGGGCTGTACTCGCCGTACGCGGTGTACCTCGACGGCGGGGATCCCGGCGAGCTGGACCCGGTGCGTGACGGGCTCGCGGCCGTGCAGGACGAGGGCAGCCAGCTGGTGGCCCGCGCCGCCACGCTGGCCGCGCTCGACGGTCCCGACGGCGGGCGGTGGCTGGACCTGTGCGCCGGGCCGGGCGGCAAGGCCGCCCTGCTGGGCGCTATCGCGGACATCGACGGCGCGCACGTCGACGCCGTCGAACCGGCCGAGCATCGCGCCGCGCTGGTGCGGTCGGCCGTCGACGGGCTGCCCGTGACCGTGCACGCCGTCGACGGCCGCGACAGCGGACTCGACCCCGGTTACGACAGGGTCCTCGTCGACGCCCCGTGCACCGGCCTGGGCGCGCTGCGGCGGCGGCCGGAGGCGCGCTGGCGCAAGAGTCCCGGGGACGTGACCGACCTGACCCGGCTGCAGCGGGAGCTGCTGGGCGCGGCGGCCGCGCTGGTGCGCCCGGGCGGCGTCATCGTGTATTCGACGTGCTCGCCGCACCTGGCCGAGACGGCGGGCATCGTGCTCGACGCGCAGCGCCGCCACGGGCTCACCGCGCTCGACGCCCGCACCCTGGTGCCCGGCGCCATGCCGGGGCTCGGCGACGGCCCGTTCGTGCAGTTGTGGCCGCACCGGCATGGCACCGACGGCATGTTCGTCGCGGCCCTGCGCAAGTGA
- a CDS encoding EthD domain-containing protein: MFKAVALLTRRADLSRAAFIDYYETRHVPLITSLLPPFREYRRNFLDHDDRVAGPDAPAADFDVISEFVFDDRAAYEDMLAAYAVPETARRIAADEENFLDRSRTRMYVVDARGTGAEI, from the coding sequence GTGTTCAAAGCCGTAGCACTGCTCACCCGCCGCGCCGACCTGTCACGCGCCGCGTTCATCGACTACTACGAGACCCGGCACGTCCCCCTGATCACGAGCCTGCTGCCACCGTTCCGCGAATACCGCCGCAACTTCCTCGACCACGACGACAGGGTCGCGGGACCCGACGCGCCGGCCGCCGACTTCGACGTGATCAGCGAGTTCGTGTTCGACGACCGCGCCGCATACGAGGACATGCTCGCCGCGTACGCGGTCCCGGAGACCGCACGCAGGATCGCCGCCGACGAGGAGAACTTCCTCGACCGCTCACGCACGCGGATGTACGTGGTAGACGCCCGCGGCACCGGGGCGGAAATCTGA